A part of Scylla paramamosain isolate STU-SP2022 chromosome 24, ASM3559412v1, whole genome shotgun sequence genomic DNA contains:
- the LOC135112614 gene encoding glucoside xylosyltransferase 1-like, translating to MKDLSKDITMRRGCRVTAPLIFVTLFYIMSCMIFLLCPKSIKPKHGTINNTSQLIVYGSPSLEAPMVIAICQSVQGSEASSSNMTLDKRVQSWSRQAEQLTTMLKTLLYFTKSPLWRIIVMTDTRDTFNKVLNLTTVFSGSRLLLQHRPIWLPRDEPVIKGHWRPCAWAKQFMAEALPDQDSAVYVDTDVLFLGPAEELWWLLHSMGPRQALALAPEPQYLLDTPKRPFAGSVGLNTGVMVANLTRLRQLPGGGLGSAILNFGAITPPPRHDQDALNHYLLHRPHLLLEVTSRWNFSPTCCFLEAPPCADCLSAGILVLHGSEATFFRNIDRKFLLVYSTMAALRLEDSPRLLLAGLTWRLAMLDAWSHDYICSNYTNFNQGLTLALSDAAVSCSN from the exons ATGAAAGATCTTAGTAAAGACATAACCATGAGGCGTGGCTGCAGAGTTACTGCACCACTGATCTTCGTTACATTATTTTACATAATGAGCTGCATGATTTTTCTACTTTGTCCAAAAAGCATCAAACCAAAACATGGAACCATCAATAATACATCCCAATTAATAGTATATGGCAGTCCGTCTTTGGAAGCACCCATGGTAATAGCAATCTGTCAATCCGTTCAGGGTAGCGAGGCATCGTCCAGCAACATGACACTTGATAAGAGGGTACAATCGTGGTCAAGGCAGGCCGAGCAGCTCACTACCATGCTAAAAACCTTACTTTACTTTACAAAGTCTCCACTGTGGCGCATCATTGTAATGACCGATACTCGTGACACCTTCAACAAAGTGCTCAACCTCACCACCGTCTTTTCCGGCAGccgcctcctcctgcagcaccgGCCCATCTGGCTGCCGCGGGACGAGCCCGTCATCAAGGGACACTGGCGGCCGTGTGCGTGGGCCAAACAATTCATGGCGGAGGCGCTTCCTGACCAAGACTCGGCAGTGTACGTGGACACGGACGTGTTGTTTCTGGGCCCTGCCGAAGAGCTGTGGTGGCTGCTACACTCCATGGGTCCCCGCCAAGCCCTGGCCCTGGCCCCCGAACCTCAGTACCTACTCGACACTCCCAAGCGACCCTTCGCAGGCAGCGTGGGACTCAACACGGGCGTTATGGTGGCTAACTTGACACGTCTGCGCCAACTGCCTGGAGGAGGCTTGGGCAGCGCCATACTAAACTTTGGTGCCATTACACCGCCCCCTCGCCACGACCAGGACGCCCTCAACCATTATCTCCTACACAGACCTCACCTTCTGCTGGAGGTGACGTCACGCTGGAACTTTTCTCCCACCTGCTGCTTCCTCGAGGCGCCGCCATGTGCAGACTGCCTCTCAGCTGGCATCCTCGTGCTTCACGGCTCCGAAGCCACTTTCTTCAGAAATATTGATAGAAAATTTTTG TTGGTATATTCCACCATGGCCGCTTTGAGACTTGAAGATAGTCCTCGACTTCTGCTAGCAGGACTAACGTGGCGCTTGGCGATGCTTGATGCATGGAGCCACGACTACATTTGCAGTAATTACACTAACTTTAATCAGGGCCTCACTCTGGCACTTAGTGACGCAGCAGTTTCTTGCAGTAATTAA